Proteins encoded together in one Campylobacter concisus window:
- the abc-f gene encoding ribosomal protection-like ABC-F family protein produces MALIDLIDVSKKFGANEILNSVSLSVNENEKIAIIGKNGSGKSTLMKIISGEVTADSGRRIVQSLISVEMLAQNPNFNATFSVRDALNNELKEIFDAISEYEKSGVLLANEPENKEILKEQERLLKFIEAKDGWNIEHKIERILQEFKLKEYENRPICSLSGGEIRRVALGALILKKPDVLLLDEPTNHLDVYMVKFLEDMLKSSNQSIVFISHDRYFIDALATRCVEVEDASLKNFEGGYANYLTKKEEILASLAKSHETLLKQLKAEEEWLRRGVKARLKRNEGRKERVLAMREEAKKNPGVIRRVRLELERASKNFNQVQSQNRKKMLFEFKNLSKSIDGKVLFEKFDARILQGERIAIVGRNGSGKSTLLKILLGLEKPSSGEIKRGEVSIGYFDQARNVLDDEKSLIETFCPNGGDHVLVRGRNMHVYGYLKNFLFPKEFLDKKIGVLSGGEKNRVALAMLFTKTYDVLVLDEPTNDLDIATINILEDYLQSFEGAILLVSHDRYFVDKMANKLWAFEGTKINVLHEEYSVYLELEDEMKELDKFEKELANSQNEAKQKSKSGAKLSYKQTQILNTYPDKISALEARVAELNEGLSDPKIYQEVGLTKLYEELESAKAELESLENEYFEVLEIAEELE; encoded by the coding sequence ATGGCATTAATCGACCTAATAGACGTAAGTAAAAAATTTGGCGCAAATGAAATTTTAAACAGCGTAAGCCTTAGCGTAAATGAAAATGAAAAGATAGCAATCATCGGCAAAAATGGCAGTGGCAAGAGCACGCTTATGAAGATCATCTCTGGCGAGGTGACAGCTGATAGTGGCAGACGCATAGTGCAGAGCTTAATAAGCGTCGAGATGCTAGCGCAAAATCCAAATTTTAACGCCACATTTAGCGTAAGAGATGCGCTAAATAACGAGCTAAAAGAGATATTTGACGCGATAAGCGAGTATGAAAAGAGTGGCGTTTTACTAGCAAATGAGCCTGAAAACAAAGAAATTTTAAAAGAGCAAGAGAGGCTTTTAAAATTTATAGAGGCAAAAGATGGCTGGAATATCGAGCATAAGATCGAGCGAATTTTGCAAGAATTTAAGCTAAAAGAGTATGAAAACAGGCCCATTTGCTCGCTAAGTGGCGGCGAGATCAGGCGCGTGGCACTGGGTGCGCTCATCCTTAAAAAGCCAGATGTGCTGCTGCTTGATGAGCCTACAAACCACCTTGATGTCTATATGGTCAAATTTCTTGAAGATATGCTTAAAAGCTCAAATCAAAGCATAGTTTTCATAAGCCACGATAGGTATTTTATCGATGCGCTCGCTACTAGGTGCGTTGAGGTCGAGGATGCAAGCTTAAAAAATTTCGAGGGCGGATATGCAAACTATCTAACCAAAAAAGAGGAAATTTTAGCAAGCCTTGCAAAGTCGCATGAGACGCTGCTAAAACAGCTAAAGGCTGAAGAGGAGTGGCTAAGGCGCGGCGTAAAAGCTAGACTAAAGCGAAATGAGGGCAGAAAAGAGCGAGTGCTAGCCATGCGCGAGGAGGCCAAGAAAAACCCAGGCGTGATAAGGCGCGTGAGGCTAGAGCTGGAGCGTGCGAGTAAAAATTTCAACCAAGTTCAGAGCCAAAACCGCAAAAAAATGCTCTTTGAGTTTAAAAATTTAAGCAAAAGCATAGACGGCAAGGTGCTTTTTGAAAAATTTGACGCAAGAATCTTGCAGGGCGAGAGGATCGCCATAGTTGGACGAAACGGCAGTGGCAAAAGCACGCTACTTAAAATTTTGCTAGGACTTGAAAAGCCAAGTAGCGGCGAGATAAAAAGAGGCGAGGTGAGTATCGGTTACTTTGACCAAGCTAGAAATGTCCTTGATGATGAGAAGAGCCTTATAGAGACATTTTGCCCAAATGGCGGCGATCACGTGCTGGTGCGTGGGCGAAATATGCACGTTTATGGCTATCTTAAAAATTTCCTCTTTCCAAAGGAATTTCTAGATAAAAAGATAGGCGTTTTAAGTGGCGGCGAGAAAAACCGCGTCGCGCTTGCGATGCTTTTTACCAAAACTTACGATGTGCTGGTGCTTGACGAGCCGACAAACGACCTTGATATCGCAACTATCAACATCTTAGAAGACTACTTGCAAAGCTTTGAAGGGGCTATCTTGCTAGTTAGCCACGATAGATATTTTGTCGATAAGATGGCAAATAAGCTTTGGGCGTTTGAGGGGACAAAGATAAATGTCTTGCACGAGGAGTATAGCGTCTATTTGGAGCTTGAAGATGAGATGAAAGAGCTTGATAAATTTGAAAAAGAGCTAGCAAATAGCCAAAATGAAGCCAAGCAAAAGAGTAAATCTGGCGCAAAACTAAGCTACAAACAAACGCAAATTTTAAACACATATCCAGATAAAATTTCAGCCCTTGAGGCAAGAGTGGCTGAGCTAAATGAGGGGCTTAGCGATCCAAAAATTTATCAAGAAGTGGGGCTAACCAAGCTTTATGAAGAGCTAGAAAGTGCAAAAGCTGAGCTTGAAAGCCTAGAAAATGAGTATTTTGAAGTGCTTGAGATCGCCGAGGAGCTAGAGTAG